A region from the Nitrospinota bacterium genome encodes:
- a CDS encoding HDOD domain-containing protein: MNISELIQGDDQLATMPYIFYKLNAAIEDPDCTFDDIGEIISIDPGLTTRLLRIVNSAFYGFSTEVETVTHALTIIGTDQLAQLVLATSVMGQFKGIPSGLINMESFWRHSIATGLAARSIAALSGEYNVERFFVAGLLHDIGRLVFCTKVPDETAETFKQAGASGELLCSEEQKTFGFDHAELGGELLKAWNLPNRLVESVTFHHSPEKSKNYAQETAVVNLADAIAYSMKFGSSGEAVIPPLDPKSWKIIGLPESLYLPMIKDKIELQYEDVVGVFLQNA, from the coding sequence ATGAATATTTCCGAACTGATTCAAGGGGATGATCAGCTCGCAACGATGCCGTATATTTTTTATAAGTTGAACGCCGCAATAGAAGATCCTGACTGTACCTTCGATGACATCGGTGAAATCATCAGTATTGACCCGGGGTTGACCACAAGGCTCCTCAGAATTGTTAACAGCGCGTTTTACGGCTTTTCCACTGAGGTGGAAACAGTTACCCATGCTTTGACCATCATCGGGACGGATCAATTGGCACAATTGGTTCTTGCGACATCCGTGATGGGCCAGTTCAAGGGAATTCCCAGCGGTCTGATCAATATGGAATCCTTTTGGCGTCACAGCATTGCCACCGGGCTTGCGGCTAGATCCATTGCGGCTTTGAGCGGCGAGTATAATGTTGAAAGGTTTTTTGTGGCCGGTCTGTTGCATGATATTGGCCGGCTGGTTTTTTGCACCAAAGTCCCAGATGAAACTGCGGAAACTTTTAAGCAGGCGGGAGCATCTGGCGAGCTTCTATGCAGTGAAGAACAAAAAACTTTTGGATTTGATCATGCGGAGCTTGGAGGCGAGTTGTTAAAGGCATGGAACCTTCCCAACAGGCTGGTTGAATCCGTCACCTTCCACCATTCTCCAGAAAAAAGTAAAAATTACGCTCAGGAAACAGCGGTGGTCAATCTGGCAGATGCCATTGCTTATTCCATGAAGTTTGGAAGTAGCGGAGAAGCCGTAATTCCTCCTTTAGACCCCAAATCGTGGAAAATTATAGGTCTTCCAGAGAGCTTGTATTTGCCGATGATTAAGGACAAGATAGAACTTCAATATGAAGATGTGGTCGGCGTTTTTCTCCAAAACGCTTGA
- a CDS encoding LemA family protein, protein MEPSGIIIFGVFLFATAALIGYFFIIYNGLISLKENIQKSWANIDVILKQRYDELPKLISVCESSAEFEKGILDRLLRRGRVEEFQTRSDTFLSLPERLISVLQQNEEKLKVFKLKNSSGLFSQKYRFVEWCFQPGESVYILGYAESGIKPV, encoded by the coding sequence ATGGAGCCATCAGGTATCATCATTTTTGGAGTTTTTTTATTCGCAACAGCGGCCCTCATTGGGTATTTTTTTATCATTTATAACGGTTTGATATCGCTGAAAGAAAATATTCAAAAGTCGTGGGCGAACATCGACGTCATTTTAAAGCAAAGATACGACGAATTACCCAAGTTGATCTCGGTTTGCGAAAGTTCCGCTGAGTTTGAAAAAGGAATCCTCGACCGTCTGCTGCGGCGGGGAAGGGTGGAAGAGTTTCAAACTCGATCCGACACTTTTTTATCCCTGCCGGAGCGGCTGATTTCGGTGTTGCAGCAGAACGAAGAAAAATTGAAGGTATTTAAATTGAAAAATTCTTCCGGGTTATTTTCTCAAAAATATCGGTTTGTAGAATGGTGCTTTCAACCGGGGGAATCGGTTTATATTCTCGGGTACGCTGAATCGGGCATCAAGCCTGTGTAG
- a CDS encoding CBS domain-containing protein, whose translation MDQIKFYMEESILKVNPGATVTEAAKRMAEKRVGALLVSDKEKYLGIVTDLDFSYKVIAKDLDPKTTLVADVMSHPLITLDCEKSMLDAFKTMRLNNIRHLVISENKKLVGILSIKDFANYYNYKFSNGNGNEQLDAHSDS comes from the coding sequence ATGGATCAAATCAAGTTTTACATGGAAGAATCGATTTTAAAAGTCAATCCCGGTGCTACAGTGACCGAGGCGGCAAAGCGTATGGCTGAAAAGCGTGTGGGGGCTTTATTGGTGAGTGATAAAGAGAAATACCTGGGAATTGTGACCGATTTGGATTTTTCTTATAAAGTGATCGCAAAGGACCTGGATCCCAAAACAACTCTTGTTGCGGATGTCATGAGTCATCCTTTGATCACTCTGGATTGCGAAAAATCGATGCTGGATGCCTTTAAAACCATGCGGCTAAATAACATCCGCCACCTTGTTATTTCTGAAAATAAAAAATTAGTGGGAATCCTTTCCATTAAAGATTTCGCCAACTACTACAATTATAAATTCAGCAATGGAAACGGAAACGAGCAACTGGATGCGCATTCTGACTCATAG